One genomic region from Bubalus bubalis isolate 160015118507 breed Murrah chromosome 12, NDDB_SH_1, whole genome shotgun sequence encodes:
- the CALM2 gene encoding calmodulin-2 produces MADQLTEEQIAEFKEAFSLFDKDGDGTITTKELGTVMRSLGQNPTEAELQDMINEVDADGNGTIDFPEFLTMMARKMKDTDSEEEIREAFRVFDKDGNGYISAAELRHVMTNLGEKLTDEEVDEMIREADIDGDGQVNYEEFVQMMTAK; encoded by the exons ATG gcTGACCAACTGACTGAAGAGCAGATTGCAG aATTCAAAGAAGCTTTTTCACTATTTGACAAGGATGGTGATGGAACTATAACAACAAAGGAATTGGGAACTGTAATGAGGTCTCTTGGGCAGAATCCCACAGAAGCAGAGCTACAGGACATGATTAATGAAGTAGATGCTGATG GTAATGGCACAATTGACTTCCCGGAATTTCTGACAATGAtggcaagaaaaatgaaagatacagacagtgaagaagaaattAGAGAAGCATTCCGTGTGTTTGATAAG GATGGTAATGGCTATATTAGTGCAGCAGAGCTCCGCCATGTGATGACAAACCTTGGAGAGAAGTTAACAGATGAAGAGGTTGATGAAATGATCAGGGAAGCAGATATTGATGGTGATGGTCAAGTAAACTATGAAG agTTTGTACAAATGATGACAGCAAAGTGA